A section of the Citrobacter farmeri genome encodes:
- the atpG gene encoding F0F1 ATP synthase subunit gamma, producing the protein MAGAKEIRSKIASVQNTQKITKAMEMVAASKMRKSQDRMAASRPYAETMRKVIGHLANGNLEYKHPYLEERDVKRVGYLVVSTDRGLCGGLNINLFKKLLADMKTWSDKGVQCDIAMIGSKGVSFFNSVGGNVVAQVTGMGDNPSLSELIGPVKVMLQAYDEGRLDRLYVVSNKFINTMSQVPTLTQLLPLPASEDEELKQKAWDYLYEPDPKPLLDTLLRRYVESQVYQGVVENLASEQAARMVAMKAATDNGGSLIKELQLVYNKARQASITQELTEIVGGASAV; encoded by the coding sequence ATGGCCGGCGCAAAAGAGATACGTAGTAAGATCGCAAGCGTCCAGAACACGCAGAAGATCACTAAAGCGATGGAGATGGTCGCCGCTTCCAAAATGCGTAAATCGCAGGATCGCATGGCGGCCAGCCGTCCTTATGCAGAGACCATGCGCAAAGTGATTGGTCACCTTGCGAATGGTAATCTGGAATATAAGCACCCATACCTGGAAGAACGCGACGTTAAACGCGTGGGCTACCTGGTGGTGTCGACTGACCGTGGTCTGTGCGGTGGCTTGAACATTAACCTGTTCAAAAAGCTGCTGGCGGATATGAAAACATGGTCCGATAAAGGCGTTCAGTGCGACATCGCAATGATCGGCTCTAAGGGCGTGTCTTTCTTTAATTCCGTTGGTGGTAACGTGGTTGCTCAGGTAACCGGTATGGGGGATAACCCTTCCCTGTCCGAACTGATCGGTCCGGTTAAAGTGATGCTGCAGGCCTACGATGAAGGTCGTCTGGACAGACTGTACGTTGTCAGCAACAAATTTATCAACACCATGTCTCAGGTTCCGACTCTCACTCAACTGCTGCCATTACCGGCATCAGAAGATGAAGAGTTAAAACAAAAAGCCTGGGATTACCTGTATGAACCCGATCCGAAACCGCTGCTGGATACCCTGCTGCGTCGTTACGTTGAATCTCAGGTTTATCAGGGCGTGGTAGAAAACCTGGCCAGCGAGCAGGCCGCACGTATGGTGGCGATGAAAGCCGCGACCGACAATGGCGGCAGCCTGATTAAAGAGCTGCAGTTGGTGTA
- the atpA gene encoding F0F1 ATP synthase subunit alpha — protein MQLNSTEISELIKQRIAQFNVVSEAHNEGTIVSVSDGVIRIHGLADCMQGEMISLPGNRYAIALNLERDSVGAVVMGPYADLAEGMKVKCTGRILEVPVGRGLLGRVVNTLGSPIDGKGPVDNDGFSPIEVIAPGVIERQSVDQPVQTGYKSVDAMIPIGRGQRELIIGDRQTGKTAMAIDAIINQRDSGIKCVYVAIGQKASTISNVVRKLEEHGALANTIVVVATASESAALQYLAPYAGCAMGEYFRDRGEDALIVYDDLSKQAVAYRQVSLLLRRPPGREAFPGDVFYLHSRLLERASRVNAEYVEKFTNGEVKGKTGSLTALPIIETQAGDVSAFVPTNVISITDGQIFLETNLFNSGIRPAVNPGISVSRVGGAAQTKIIKKLSGGIRTALAQYRELAAFSQFASDLDEATRKQLSHGQKVTELLKQKQYAPMSVAQQGVVLFAAERGYLEDVELAKIGSFEAALLAYVDRDHAPLMQEINQSGGYNDEIEGKLKAILDSFKATQSW, from the coding sequence ATGCAACTGAATTCCACCGAAATCAGCGAACTGATCAAGCAGCGCATTGCTCAGTTCAATGTTGTGAGTGAAGCTCACAACGAAGGTACTATTGTTTCTGTAAGTGACGGTGTTATCCGCATTCACGGCCTGGCCGATTGTATGCAGGGTGAGATGATTTCCCTGCCGGGTAACCGTTACGCTATCGCACTGAACCTGGAGCGCGACTCCGTGGGTGCAGTGGTGATGGGCCCATACGCTGACCTCGCCGAAGGCATGAAGGTTAAGTGTACGGGTCGTATTCTGGAAGTTCCGGTTGGCCGTGGCCTGCTGGGTCGTGTGGTGAACACTCTGGGTTCCCCGATTGACGGTAAAGGTCCGGTTGATAACGATGGCTTCTCGCCAATCGAAGTTATCGCACCGGGCGTAATCGAACGTCAGTCCGTCGATCAGCCGGTGCAGACCGGTTATAAATCCGTTGATGCCATGATCCCAATCGGTCGTGGTCAGCGTGAATTGATCATCGGTGACCGTCAGACCGGTAAAACCGCGATGGCAATCGATGCCATCATCAACCAGCGTGACTCCGGCATCAAATGTGTGTACGTGGCAATTGGCCAGAAAGCGTCCACCATTTCTAACGTGGTTCGTAAACTGGAAGAACACGGCGCACTTGCTAACACCATCGTTGTGGTGGCGACCGCGTCTGAATCTGCTGCATTGCAGTACCTGGCACCGTATGCTGGTTGCGCAATGGGCGAATACTTCCGTGACCGCGGTGAAGATGCACTGATCGTTTATGATGACCTGTCTAAACAGGCTGTTGCTTACCGTCAGGTTTCCCTGCTACTCCGTCGTCCACCAGGACGTGAAGCATTCCCGGGTGACGTATTCTACCTCCACTCCCGTCTGCTGGAGCGCGCATCCCGCGTTAACGCGGAATACGTTGAGAAATTCACCAATGGTGAAGTGAAAGGTAAAACCGGCTCCCTGACCGCTCTGCCGATTATCGAAACCCAGGCGGGTGACGTTTCTGCGTTCGTTCCGACCAACGTAATTTCTATTACCGATGGTCAGATCTTCCTGGAAACCAACCTGTTCAACTCCGGTATTCGTCCGGCAGTTAACCCGGGTATCTCCGTATCTCGTGTAGGTGGTGCAGCGCAGACCAAGATCATCAAGAAACTGTCCGGTGGTATTCGTACCGCGCTGGCACAGTATCGTGAACTGGCAGCGTTTTCTCAGTTCGCTTCCGACCTGGATGAGGCTACTCGTAAGCAGCTGAGTCACGGTCAGAAAGTAACTGAACTGCTGAAGCAGAAACAGTATGCCCCAATGTCTGTTGCACAACAGGGTGTGGTGCTGTTTGCGGCTGAACGCGGTTACCTCGAAGATGTGGAACTGGCGAAAATCGGTAGCTTCGAAGCCGCTCTGCTGGCTTACGTCGACCGTGATCACGCTCCGCTGATGCAAGAGATTAACCAGTCCGGTGGCTATAACGACGAAATCGAAGGCAAGCTGAAAGCTATCCTCGATTCCTTCAAAGCAACCCAGTCCTGGTAA
- the atpH gene encoding F0F1 ATP synthase subunit delta — MSEFITVARPYAKAAFDFAVEHQCVERWQDMLAFAAEVTKNEQMAELLSGALAPETLAKSFIAVCGEQLDENGQNLIKVMAENNRLNALPDVLEQFIHLRAASESISEVEVTSANELSEEQLTKISAAMEKRLSRKVKLNCKIDKSVMAGVIIRAGDMVIDGSVRGRLERLADVLQS; from the coding sequence ATGTCTGAATTTATTACGGTAGCTCGCCCCTACGCCAAAGCAGCTTTTGACTTTGCCGTCGAACACCAATGTGTAGAGCGCTGGCAGGACATGCTGGCGTTTGCCGCTGAGGTGACTAAGAACGAACAAATGGCAGAGCTTCTCTCTGGTGCACTGGCGCCGGAAACGCTCGCTAAGTCGTTTATCGCAGTTTGCGGTGAGCAACTGGACGAAAACGGTCAGAACCTGATTAAGGTGATGGCTGAGAATAACCGTCTGAACGCGCTCCCGGATGTTCTTGAGCAGTTTATTCACCTGCGTGCCGCGAGTGAGTCTATCTCTGAGGTAGAAGTCACGTCCGCGAACGAATTGAGTGAAGAACAGCTTACGAAGATTAGCGCTGCGATGGAAAAACGTCTGTCACGCAAAGTTAAGCTGAATTGCAAAATCGATAAGTCTGTAATGGCGGGCGTAATCATCCGTGCGGGTGATATGGTCATTGATGGCAGCGTACGCGGCCGTCTTGAACGCCTTGCAGACGTCTTGCAGTCTTAA